In Dehalogenimonas etheniformans, one genomic interval encodes:
- a CDS encoding UTP--glucose-1-phosphate uridylyltransferase codes for MNIPVKKAVIVAAGYGTRFLPITKSIPKEMLPLLSKPLIQYIVDEIIASDVRDIIFVISQGKEMIVDYFLPSPKLETFLAGKGDSSGLRDLHSLPRADKFSHVFQSAPLGLGHAIGAARDAIGRQPFAAILPDDIIDSAIPVLLQMIDVYERHPGNILLVEECKPGDTNRYGIIDAEGLEEGIYRVKDLVEKPRPEDAPSNLAIVGRYILMPEIFDTIAVVKAGKGGEIQLTDAIKQLLKTQPVYACKFEGTRYDAGTPEGWLKANVAWAAKAGFAGHPGPY; via the coding sequence TTGAACATCCCGGTGAAAAAAGCCGTGATTGTTGCCGCGGGGTACGGCACCCGGTTCCTGCCCATCACCAAGAGCATCCCCAAGGAAATGCTTCCCCTGCTATCCAAACCGCTGATCCAGTACATTGTCGATGAAATTATTGCTTCGGACGTTCGCGACATCATATTCGTGATTTCGCAGGGCAAGGAAATGATCGTCGATTACTTTCTTCCCTCGCCGAAACTCGAAACATTTCTGGCAGGCAAAGGCGACAGCTCCGGCCTTCGGGACCTGCATTCTCTGCCTAGAGCCGATAAGTTCAGTCACGTCTTCCAGTCCGCTCCCTTAGGTCTGGGACACGCCATTGGCGCCGCCCGGGATGCCATCGGGCGTCAGCCCTTCGCCGCTATATTGCCAGACGACATTATCGATTCGGCCATCCCCGTCCTTCTGCAAATGATCGATGTTTACGAAAGGCATCCCGGCAACATTCTCCTTGTCGAGGAGTGTAAACCCGGAGACACTAACAGGTACGGGATTATCGATGCTGAAGGCCTTGAGGAAGGCATTTACAGGGTAAAAGATCTGGTCGAAAAACCTCGTCCCGAGGATGCCCCTTCGAACCTTGCTATCGTCGGCAGATACATTCTGATGCCGGAGATTTTCGACACCATAGCCGTCGTCAAGGCTGGCAAGGGTGGCGAGATACAGCTTACCGATGCTATCAAGCAGTTGCTAAAAACCCAACCGGTTTATGCATGCAAATTCGAGGGCACACGATACGATGCAGGAACCCCTGAAGGTTGGTTAAAAGCTAACGTGGCTTGGGCAGCCAAAGCTGGGTTTGCGGGACATCCTGGGCCGTATTAG
- a CDS encoding CsbD family protein, which yields MEKNEVKGKMMQAKGKVHETAGKVIGSKPLEFEGKGEQVVGKAQETVGKIQGSMAKAEKSAAKTAVKAKKTVAKAQKKVGQAAKKLT from the coding sequence ATGGAAAAGAATGAAGTCAAGGGAAAAATGATGCAGGCTAAGGGCAAGGTCCACGAAACCGCCGGCAAAGTTATCGGCAGCAAACCTCTGGAATTTGAAGGCAAGGGTGAACAGGTGGTTGGCAAAGCCCAGGAGACCGTCGGAAAAATCCAGGGTTCCATGGCTAAAGCCGAAAAAAGCGCCGCAAAAACTGCGGTCAAGGCGAAGAAAACGGTTGCCAAGGCTCAAAAGAAGGTCGGCCAAGCTGCTAAGAAGCTAACTTAA
- a CDS encoding c-type cytochrome — protein MKKLLKGAAIYTLLTVIVLATVTGCGNGSEAATKTTDTPANTAGVTGLELYTNNCARCHADDRTGTVYGKGITAANSTIANSTVDQLSTLIAFHRAGLHLTPEQLTALSNYLKN, from the coding sequence ATGAAGAAGCTGTTGAAGGGTGCCGCGATATACACTTTGCTGACCGTTATTGTATTGGCAACTGTGACCGGTTGCGGAAATGGCAGCGAAGCGGCGACGAAAACCACCGACACCCCCGCAAACACAGCCGGCGTGACCGGGCTCGAACTCTACACCAACAACTGCGCCAGATGTCATGCCGATGACAGGACGGGGACTGTATATGGGAAAGGCATTACCGCGGCAAACTCCACGATAGCTAACAGCACGGTAGATCAACTCTCCACTTTGATCGCATTCCATCGGGCCGGTTTACACCTGACTCCGGAACAACTGACCGCACTCTCCAATTACTTGAAGAACTGA
- a CDS encoding DUF4917 family protein: MTLSQTTPSSQSALMYLALHTLSREDVGLFETDYDFLRQTRGEDEEKVVLVFYPHGNLAISRSIFGDEQKVSRDGVSLLENVLRHWVESDHIPVFVSEGSSTDKLRSIKRSHYLGSVYNDLKQIKGNIVFYGWSASDQDKHIFEALDHSGIDKIAFSVFKGGQPSKFIHHVCDTLSDYSHLKHIKPDFLILRVKEAGFGGSIFYHKDINHPTSKSAATFLQPI; this comes from the coding sequence TTGACCTTATCCCAAACAACACCTTCAAGCCAATCTGCCTTAATGTACCTGGCATTACATACTCTTTCCCGTGAGGACGTCGGACTTTTCGAAACCGACTATGATTTTCTTCGTCAAACAAGAGGTGAAGATGAAGAAAAAGTCGTCCTGGTATTTTATCCTCACGGAAATTTGGCCATTTCACGAAGCATATTTGGTGATGAGCAGAAAGTTTCAAGAGACGGAGTATCCCTGTTAGAAAATGTTCTTCGACACTGGGTCGAATCCGATCATATACCAGTTTTTGTGAGCGAAGGATCATCGACAGATAAACTGCGTTCAATTAAAAGAAGCCATTACTTGGGGTCAGTTTACAATGATTTGAAGCAAATTAAAGGAAACATAGTGTTTTATGGTTGGTCTGCCAGCGATCAAGACAAGCATATTTTTGAAGCTCTTGACCACTCAGGGATTGATAAGATAGCTTTTTCTGTGTTTAAGGGCGGCCAACCAAGCAAATTTATCCATCATGTTTGCGACACTCTTTCTGATTATTCTCATTTGAAACACATTAAGCCTGATTTTTTGATTCTCAGAGTAAAGGAAGCTGGATTTGGAGGTAGCATTTTTTATCACAAAGACATCAATCACCCCACTTCCAAATCTGCAGCAACATTTTTGCAACCAATATAA